Genomic segment of Dongia rigui:
CTCTGTTGGCCTATCGCCTGACCCAGGTCCGCAAAATGGTCACCCAGTATCCCTGGCTTTACGAACGCAACGGGCTGTTCTCCTGGCGCGATAAGGCTGCAACCGGGGGTTAAGTCCGACAAAACGCCGGGTTAATCGGCGGAACGGTGGATCACGGAGTTTTGCAGCCGGATTGCATTGACCCGGCTGAATTAAGGCGGGAAGATGCTGCCCAGCTTAACCGGGCGGCGGAAGACCGCAGGGGTAAGTGAAACATTCAGGCTTTATGTGAGGGATCAATGTTCAAGACTCTGATTGGCTCGACGGCGCTTGCCGCCGTGATGGCTATCGGCGCGTTTGGTGGCGTGTCGTCGGCCCAGGCTGACATCACCATCGCCGTTGCTGGTCCGATGACCGGCGAACTCGCGGCTTTCGGCGAACAGCTGAAGCGCGGCGCGGAAAAGGCAGTTGCCGACATCAACGCCAAGGGCGGCGTGAACGGCGAACAGCTGAAGCTCGAAATCGGTGACGACCAGTGCGACCCGAAGCAGGCCGTGCAGGTTGCCAACGACCTCGTGAAGAAGGGCGTCGCATTCGTCGCCGGCCACTTCTGCTCGGGTTCGTCGATCCCGGCTTCGGCAGTCTACGCTGAAGAAGGCATCGTGCAGATCACCCCGGCCTCGACCAACCCGGCTTTCACCGAAGACATGGCCGCCAAGGGCGTCACCACCGTGTTCCGCACCTGCGGTCGTGACGATGCCCAGGGCATCTTCGCTGGTCCGTGGCTCGCCAAGACCTACACCGGCAAGAACGTCGCCATTCTGGACGACAAGTCGGCTTACGGTCAGGGCCTCGCCAACGAGACGGCGAAGAACTTCGAATCCTCGGGTGGCAAGATCGCGGTCCGCGATACCTACACCGCGAAGGAGAAAGACTTCTCGGCGCTCATCAGCAAGCTGAAGGACGCCAAGATCGACGCCGTCTACATCGGTGGCTACCACAACGACGTGGGTCTGATGGTTCGTCAGGCGCGTGAGCAGGGCCTCGAAGCCGCGTTCATCTCGGCCGACGCTCTCAACACGGCCGAGTTCTGGTCGATCTCCGGTCCGGCCGGCGAAGGCCTGCGTTACAGCGACGGCGCCTCGGCGGTCAATCTCGACTCCGCCAAGGACGTGGTTGCGGCATTCCGTGCCGACAATTACGAGCCGGAAGGCTACACGTTGAACTCCTATGCCGCGATCCAGGCCTGGGCCGCTGCGGCGACCAAAGCCGGCTCGACTGACGGCGCCAAGGTTGCGGAAGCCCTGCGTTCGGGGCCGATCCCGACCGCGATCGGCGACCTGACCTGGGATGCCAAGGGCGACCTGACCAAAGTGAACTACGCCTGGTACGTCTATCATGACGGCAAGGCCGTTCAGGAACCCCTGAACTAAACATCTGCTCAACCGAGCCGATGAAGAAAGCCCGGGCGTCATGCCCGGGCTTTTGTTTTTGTGGTTTGGTGCGCTTCGCGCTTAGGGCGCAATCGCCACTTTCAGCACGCCGTCGCGTTGATGCGCGAACAGGTCGTAGGCGGCTTCGATGTCATCGAGCTTGAAGCGGTGCGTCACCAGCGGCTTCAAATCCAGTCGCTCCGACTTGATGACTTCCATCAGCCGGCGCATGCGCTCCTTCCCGCCTGGGCACAACGTGGTGATGATCTTATGATCGCCCAGGCCCGCGGCAAAGGCGCCCAAGGGAATGGTGAGATCGCTGGAATAGACGCCAAGGCTTGAGAGTGTGCCCCCCGGACGCAAGACGCTGAGGCATGCCTGGAACGTCGCCTGGGTTCCCAGCGCTTCGATGGCGACATCGACGCCCCGGCCATTGGTGATCTGCATGATCGCCTCGACCGGATCCGTCTCGCGGAAATTGACGACATGGTCGGCACCCATATGCCGCGCGATCTCCAAACGCTTGGCGATGCTGTCGACGGCGATGATTGTGGTAGCGCCGGACAGCTTGGCGCCCGCCGTGGCGCAGAGGCCGATCGGTCCTTGGGCGAAAACGGCGACGACATCGCCAATGCGCACCTTGCCGCTCTCGGCGCCGCTGAAGCCGGTCGACATGATGTCCGGGCACATCAAGACCTGCTCGTCGCTGAGGCCATCCGGCACCGGCGCCAGATTGGCCATGGCATCCGGCACCAGAACATATTCGGCTTGCGCGCCGTCGATGGTGTTGCCGAACTTCCAGCCGCCGATCGGTTTCCAGCCATGGGCCGTGCCGGCACCGTCCTGGGAATGGCAGCCGCACAACGACGCGTTGCTGTGGCCGCTGGGTGTGATGGCGCCGGCGATGACGCGCTGGCCTTCCTGATAGCCTTGCACGGCCGACCCCAGTTTCTCGATGATGCCGACCGGTTCATGGCCGACGGTCAGGCCTTTGCGGACCGGGTACTCGCCCTTGAGGATATGGACATCCGTGCCGCAAATCGTCGTCGTGGTGATCCGAATCAGCGCGTCGAGCGGGCCCACATCGGGTATGGGCTTCTCATCGAGCACAATCCGGCCCGGTTCCACGAAAATGGCGGCTTTCATCTTGGCCATGGTCTTCTCCGTTCAATTTGCATTGGTCCGGTGCCATGTTCGGCGGCGGCGGTGATTCCAACCCTGACCTAGATCAAAATGGGCCGTGACCGATTCATGACGGCAAGGGCACGTAAGAGGCCTTGCGTCCGACCCGATCGCTCATTAATCGTAACACCCGGTGAGAAGCCCTGAGGTTCCAAGATCGTGACTGTCGGCCGTCTGTTCGTCGCGTCGTTGATGTCGAGCCTGCTGCTGGCCGCTTGTGCTGGCCCCAGCGGCCCGACCCAAGCCGAAATCGAGGCCGCTGCGGCCAAGGTCAACGCCAACGCGGTGGCGGCGCGCGCGGCTGCTGCCGATGACAACCGTGTGGTCATCGGCGTCGCTGGCCCCATGACCGGTGATCTACAGCAATACGGGTTGGAGATGCGCCGCGGTGCCGAACTTGCCGTCGCCGATCTCAATGCGGCGGGGGGCATTCTGGGGCGCAAGGTGGTCCTTGAGGTTGCGGACGACCATTGCGGCAAACAGGATGCCGAGGACGCGGCCAAGGAACTGGTCCAGAAAGGCGTCGTCTTCGTCGATGGCCATTTCTGTTCCGGCTCATCGATCGAAGGGTCGGACATCTATGGCCCGGCCGAGGTTCTGCAGATCACGCCGTCCGTCACCAACGGTCTCGTGACCGACATTGCGTTCCAGCGCCACATCACCACCCTGCTGCGCGTCGTCGGGCGCGACGAGATGCAGGGCGACTTTGCGGCCGATTGGCTGGCAAAGGCTCATGCCGGCGGGCCGATTGTCGTGCTCAGCGACAACAGCGCCTATGGTCAGGGCATCGCGCGGCATGTGCGCAATCGGCTGGAGGCGCTCGGCGTGCGCTCGATGGTGGGGGAGTTCGTGCAGGGCCAGACCAGCTACGCCAATCTCATCGCCAAACTGAAGGATCTGAAGCCCAGCGCCATCTATGTGGCCGCCTATCACGACGATATCGGGCGCCTGACCTGGTCGTTGCGCGTCGCCAAGATCGATGTCGAGATCATCGGGCCGGATGTGCTCAGCAATCCCGAGTTCTGGTCCTTCTCCCAAATGCGCGGCAGCGGCGTCCGATTTACCAATCCGGCGCCGGCGGCCGAGCGGCCGGAGGCGGCGGATCTGGTAGCCAGGTTCCGCGCCGATGGCCGTGGCGAGCCCACCAACGAAACGCTCAATGCCTACGCCGCGGTTCAGGTCTTTGCGGCGGCGGCCGAAGCCACCAAGGGTGTCGACGCCAAGGCGATCGGTGCCTATCTGCGCCAGAACAGCGTCAAAACGGTTTTGGGTGAGCTCAGCTGGGACGACAAGGGCGACCTCACCCATGCTGACTACATCTGGTATGTCTGGCAGGACGGCCTAGCGCTCCGGCAATAAGCCGATTTTTGCCAATTAGCGGCATAGTTTGTGGTTGTTGGCGACCCCAGCCCGGCTATATGGTAGCGCCCGGCCTGAACCCGCCCAAACCGGCGGGTTTGGGCGTCTTGTATATTGGGCCGGGGCGGATAGCAGCATAAATGGCTGAAAAGATTGCAATTGCCAGCGACCACGCGGGCTATGACCTCAAAGTTCAGCTGAAGCCGGAACTGGAAAGGCTGGGCTTCGAGGTGGTGGATCTCGGCACCGACGGTCCCGCCTCGGTCGACTATCCCGATTTTGCGCTGAAGATGGCCGAAACGCTCCGGGCCGGCACAGTTGCGCGCGGTGTGCTGGTGTGCGGTTCCGGGATCGGCATTTCCATGGCCGCCAACCGTCACAAGCATGTGCGGGCGGCGCTCTGCCATGACCATCTCACCGCCAAGCTGTCGCGCCAGCACAATAACGCCAATGTCTTGTGCTTGGGCGGCCGGACGACCGGCCCCGATGTCGCTAAAGACTGTTTGCGCGTGTTTCTTGAGACAGAATTCGAAGGGGGCCGTCACCAAAATCGCGTCGCCAAATTCTGCTAAAACCAGCGGATAGGGTCAGGTTTTGCAAGACCGGCAGCCCAGGGCGCCGGAAGATGGCCTCAGAAAGGTTAAGGGAATGACCAAGGACACCAAGAACTACAAGCCGATGCCGGGTTTCTTCGACAAGTCGCTGGCCGACCAGGATGCCGCGATCTTCGAGGCGATCGGCAAGGAATTCACCCGTCAGGCCGATCAGATCGAGCTGATCGCTTCCGAGAACATCGTCTCGCGCGCCGTCATGGAAGCGCAGGGTTCGGTGCTGACCAACAAATATGCCGAAGGCTATCCCTCGCGCCGCTACTACGGCGGCTGCGAATATGTCGACATCGCCGAAGAATTGGCGATCGAGCGCGCCAAGAAGCTGTTCAATTGCAAATTCGCCAATGTGCAGCCGCATTCGGGTGCACAGGCCAACCAGGCCGTCTTCATGGCACTGCTGCAGCCGGGCGATACCTTCATGGGCCTCAACCTCGCGGCCGGTGGTCACCTCACCCACGGTTCGCCCGCCAACCAGTCAGGCAAGTGGTTCAAGGTTGTTTCCTACACCGTCGATCCCGCGACCCTCACCATCAATATGGACGAGGTCGAGAAACTGGCGTTGGAGAACAAGCCCAAGCTGATCCTTGCCGGCGGTTCGGCCTATCCGCGCTTCTGGGATTTCGCGCGCTTCCGCAAGATCGCCGATGCGATCGGCGCCGTCTTCATGGTCGACATGGCCCATTTCGCCGGTCTGGTCGCTGCCGGCGTGCATGCCAGCCCGTTCCCGCATGCCCATGTCGTCACCACCACGACGCATAAGACCCTGCGCGGTCCGCGCGGCGGCATGATCCTGGCCGACGATGAAGAGATCGGCAAGAAGATCAATTCGGCCGTGTTCCCGGGCCTGCAGGGCGGTCCGCTCATGCATGTCATCGCGGCGAAGGCCGTGGCCTTCGGCGAAGCGCTCAAGCCCGATTTCAAGGTCTATGCGCAGCAAGTCATCGACAACGCCAAGGTGCTGGCCGAGACCATCATCGAAGGCGGCTATGCCATCACGACGGGCGGTACGGACAACCACCTGATGCTGGTCGATCTGCGGCCGAAGAAACTGACCGGCAAGGCTGCCGAGCATGCGCTCGACCGCGCCGGCATCACCTGCAACAAGAACGGCATTCCCTACGACACCGAAAAGCCGATGATCACCTCGGGTATCCGTCTGGGTACGCCGGCGGGGACGACGCGCGGCTTCGGTACGGCGGAATTCCGTCAGATTGGCAAACTGATCTGCCGCGTGCTGGATGGGCTCGCGGCCAATCCCGACACCAACGCGGCGACGGAAGCTGAAGTGCGCAAGGAAGTTCAAGCCTTGTGCCGTCAGTTCCCGATCTATCCGAAGCGGTAATCGGGCCTAGAGGGGGAAGAGGGGACAAATGCGCTGCCCATTTTGCGGCAATGAAGATACCCAGGTGAAGGATTCGCGGCCGACCGACGACAACGCCGCGATCCGCCGCCGGCGCCAATGTGGCAATTGCGGCGCCCGTTTCACGACCTTCGAGCGCGTGCAGCTGCGCGAGCTTGTGGTGGTGAAAAGCAATGGGCAGCGCGAACCCTTCGAACGCGACAAGCTGATGCGCTCCATGCAGACCTCGCTCAGAAAGCGCCCGGTCGATGCCGAGCGCTTGGAGCGCGTCGTCAACGGCATCGTCCGGCGCCTTGAAAGCTCTGGCGAAACCGAAGTGCCCACGTCGATGATCGGCGAGGCCGTCATGGACGCTTTGGCGAGCCTCGACAAGGTGGCCTATGTCCGCTTTGCCTCGGTCTATCGCAACTTCCGCGAAGCCAAGGATTTCGAGACCTTCATCGGCAAGCTCGGTGGCGAGAACGACTAAGGCGGATACAGACCTCGACCGCGCTCATATGAGCGCGGCGCTGGGGCTTGGGCGGCGCAATCTTGGCCGCACCTGGCCAAACCCGTCCGTCGGCTGCGTCATCGTGAAAGACGGGCGCGTGGTGGGGCGCGGGTACACGCAACCCGGCGGCCGGCCGCATGCTGAGACGCAAGCGCTCGTCCAGGCCGGCAGCGAGGCACGCGGCGCCACCGCCTATGTGACCCTGGAACCCTGTGCCCATCATGGCAAGACCCCGCCCTGTGCCGAAGCGCTTGTGGCAGCCGGGATCCAACGCTGCGTCATCGCCACCGGCGATCCGGACCCGCGCGTCGCCGGCGGTGGCATCGCCATCCTCAAGGCGGCTGGGATTGAGATCACGGAAGGCGTGCTCGAGGCCGAGGCACGCGAGAGCAATGCCGGCTTTTTCACCCGGATCAAACTCGGCCGCCCACTCGTCACCCTGAAGCTCGCCACCACCCTCGATGGCCGCATCGCGACACTGTCGGGCGAGAGCAAATGGATCACCGGCCCGGGAGCCCGCGCTGCAGGACATCAATTGCGGGCGACCCATGATGCGATCATGGTCGGGTCCGGCACGGTGCTGGCCGACGACCCGGAACTGACCTGTCGGCTGCCGGGTCTTGAAGATCGCTCGCCGATCCGGATCGTCCTCGACACCAGGCTGCGGATTCCACCGACCGCAAAACTGCTTGCGGACCAGGATCGGTTTCCGACTTGGGTGGTCACCAAGCCGGGTCATCCGGCACGCCCGGAGATGTCGAATTTGCTGCATGTCGAGGGGTCTGATTCTGCGCGATTGCGAAGCGTTCTCATGGAATTGGGGGCACGGGGACTGACCCGGGTCTTGGTCGAAGGCGGCGCCACGCTGGCCACCAATTTGCTGAAGGAAGACCTCGTCGACCGCATCGCCTGGTTCCAGGCGCCCTTCGTGATCGGCAATGACGGCATGGCTGGTATTGGCGAATTGGGACGGGGCGAGCTTGACCGGATCAGCCGATTCAAGCTCTTGTCCGAGCAACGGGTCGGCCCGGACAGCGTCGCGCTGTATTCTCGCCCAGACTGCGGTATTGGCTGAAGACCAGATTCTAACCTACGGATTATCAAGCATGTTTACTGGCATAGTGGCCGATCTCGGCACCTTGCGCGCGCTCAAAGCTGGCGCCGTCACGCGCCTTGAGATCGCCACCAGCTTCGATACCGACGACATCGCCCTCGGTGCCTCGGTCGCCTGCAATGGCTGCTGCCTCAGTGTGGTGGAAAAGGGCAAGGGCTGGTTCGCCTTTGAAGCAGCACAGGAGACATTGGCTGTAACCACATTGAAAGACTGGAAAGTCGGCGACCGTATCAACCTGGAACGTCCGACCAAGGTGGGCGATGAGTTGGGCGGCCACATCGTCGCTGGCCATGTCGATGGCATCGGCACCATCGCCCAGGCGGTGAATGACAAGGGAAGTCTCTTCCTCACCGTCGAAGTCCCTGAAAATCTAGCAAAATACATCGCATCCAAGGGCTCGGTGACGATCAACGGCGTGTCGCTGACGGTCAACGAGGTGCGCGGTCGCCAATTCGGCGTCTGCCTGATCCCGATCACCCAAGAGGCGACCAACCTCGGCAAGGCGAAGGCTGGCGACCGCATCAATCTCGAGATCGACCTCATTGCCAGGTATGTGGCGAGGCTCCTCGGGCAGGACGGCAATTAAGCACCCTCGACCTACGGCAGCGAAGCCGCTAAAAGGCGCGCAACCCAAGTTCAGAGTTTAGGAATTATGACCGACAAACCGCATATCATGGTCGTCGAAGCGCGCTTCTACGAAGACCTTTCGGACGCGCTCTGGGAGGGTGCGAGAGCGGCCCTCGAGACCGCCGGCGCCACCTTTGAACGCGTCGCCGTGCCGGGCGCCCTGGAGATCCCGATTGCGATACGCCTCGCGCATCTGGCTGACCCGAAGCGGTTCGACGGCTATGTGGCCCTGGGCTGCGTCATCCGTGGCGAGACCACGCATTATGATACGGTCTGCAATGAGAGCGCCCGCGGCCTCATGAACCTCGGCACCGAATATGGCTTGTGCATCGGCAACGGCATCCTGACCTGCGAGAATGACGAGCAGGCCTGGGTCCGTGCCAAGGCCAACGAGCTGGACAAGGGCGGCGGGGCGGCGTTGGCGGCTTTGAGCCTGATTGACCTTCGCAAGAAGCTGGGCGCCTGACGTGAGCGACGACAAGCAACCGAGCGCCAAAGAACGCAGCCAGCAACTGGCCTTGGAGCGCCGCGCCGCAAGGCTCGCGGCCGTCCAGGCGCTCTATCAATGGGAACAGACCGGGGCTCGGCCCGAAGCGGTCATCGCGGAATTCGGCACCCATCGTCTGGGCAAGGCCGCCGAGAACGCGGAAATGCCGAAGGCCGACCGCAAGCTCTTTGCCGAGCTGGTGCGCGGTGTGTCGGCCGGCGTTGAAGAACTCGACGACATGCTGTCGGCCGTTCTCACCGAGGATTGGAGCGTCGAGCGCCTGGAATCGATCCTGCGCGCCGTCATGCGCTGTGGCGCCTTCGAACTGGCCCACCGCCAGGACGTGCCGCCCAAGGTCGTGATCAGCGAATACCTCGCCGTGGCCGATGCCTTCTTTGGCGAGAAGGAAACGGGGATGACCAATGGCGTCCTCGACAAGCTGGCCCAGACCCTGCGTCCCGGCGAACTTACGGCCAAGGGCACGGGTCGCGGCAAGACGGCGTCGTAACGCCCCGCATGCTGGGGGAATTCGACCTCATCGCCCGCTATTTCAAGCCGCTCGCCGCACGGATGGCGGGGGCGGTGGGCCTTGAGGACGATACCTGCACCTGGCGTCCGGGGGCCGGCGAGGAACTGGTCCTCACCGCCGATGCGCTGGTCGCCGGCATCCATTTCCTGCCCGACGATCCGGCCGACCTCATCGCCCGCAAGATGCTGCGGGTGAACCTCTCCGATCTCGCCGCCAAGGGTGCAAAGCCCGTCGGCTATCTGATGACGACAGCCTTCTCACCTGACATCGATGAGGCTTGGGTGGCGCAGTTCTGCCAGGGCCTCGCCGCCGACCAGGACGAGTTCGGCATCGGCTTGATGGGTGGCGATACGGTGGCTACACCCGGGCCGCTCAGCCTGTCGCTGACGGCCATCGGTACCGTTCCGGTGGGCCGCGCCCCGCGCCGCAACGGTGCCAAGCCCGGCGATATCGTTCTGGTATCCGGCTCCATCGGCGATGGCGCCCTCGGCCTCAAAGTCCTGCGCCACGATTTCTTAGGGCTCGAGGAAAGTCATCGCCGCTTCCTTTCCAACCGCTATCACTTGCCGCAACCGCGCGTCGATCTCGGCCGTGCGCTGATGGAAAGCGGCAAGGTCCACGCGATGATGGATGTCTCGGATGGCCTCGTCGCCGATCTTACGCATATCACCGATGCGTCGAAGGTCGCTGCGACCTTGCGGGCCAGCGCGGTGCCTGTTTCCGAAGCGGCCGCGGCCATCCTCGCCGATGACATGGGTTGGCTGCCGCTGATCCTGACCGGCGGCGACGATTACGAATTGCTGCTCACCGCTTCCGCCGCCGATGTGCCGGACCTGCTCGGCATCGCCGCCGAACTCGACATGCCGCTGACGGCGATCGGCGAGATCGCGGCTGGCAAAGGCGTCACCGTCGTGGACCGCGACGGCGCTGCGCTCGAATTGGCACAAAAGGGCTTTCGCCACTTCTAGTCGGGTGACAACGAACCCAGCCGTGCCACCCCCTCACGGTCATCCCCGCGCAAGCGGGGATCCATGGCATTGTCGGCGAGATCGAGCGGGCGGAGGAATGGATCCCCGCTTTCGCGGGGATGCCAAATAGGCTGAGGATGAGTTCGTCATGCGCGGGCCAAGTGCGGGGATGACGGACTTAATTGGTCAGATCCCCACGCCCAGCTTCCGCAACTGCGCCAGTGCCGTGCCGTCATTCTTGAAATGCACGGTCTTGATGCCGATGCGGTCGGCGGCTTCGATGTTGTGGGCGTTGTCGTCGATGAAGACGCATTGCTGGGGTGGCAGCGCGATCTTTTCCAGGAGGTGGTGGTAGATCTCGGGATCCGGCTTCACCATCTTGAGGTGGCCCGACACGGCCACGTATTTGAGGCGCTTGGTGAAG
This window contains:
- the glyA gene encoding serine hydroxymethyltransferase; translated protein: MPGFFDKSLADQDAAIFEAIGKEFTRQADQIELIASENIVSRAVMEAQGSVLTNKYAEGYPSRRYYGGCEYVDIAEELAIERAKKLFNCKFANVQPHSGAQANQAVFMALLQPGDTFMGLNLAAGGHLTHGSPANQSGKWFKVVSYTVDPATLTINMDEVEKLALENKPKLILAGGSAYPRFWDFARFRKIADAIGAVFMVDMAHFAGLVAAGVHASPFPHAHVVTTTTHKTLRGPRGGMILADDEEIGKKINSAVFPGLQGGPLMHVIAAKAVAFGEALKPDFKVYAQQVIDNAKVLAETIIEGGYAITTGGTDNHLMLVDLRPKKLTGKAAEHALDRAGITCNKNGIPYDTEKPMITSGIRLGTPAGTTRGFGTAEFRQIGKLICRVLDGLAANPDTNAATEAEVRKEVQALCRQFPIYPKR
- the rpiB gene encoding ribose 5-phosphate isomerase B encodes the protein MAEKIAIASDHAGYDLKVQLKPELERLGFEVVDLGTDGPASVDYPDFALKMAETLRAGTVARGVLVCGSGIGISMAANRHKHVRAALCHDHLTAKLSRQHNNANVLCLGGRTTGPDVAKDCLRVFLETEFEGGRHQNRVAKFC
- a CDS encoding branched-chain amino acid ABC transporter substrate-binding protein, giving the protein MFKTLIGSTALAAVMAIGAFGGVSSAQADITIAVAGPMTGELAAFGEQLKRGAEKAVADINAKGGVNGEQLKLEIGDDQCDPKQAVQVANDLVKKGVAFVAGHFCSGSSIPASAVYAEEGIVQITPASTNPAFTEDMAAKGVTTVFRTCGRDDAQGIFAGPWLAKTYTGKNVAILDDKSAYGQGLANETAKNFESSGGKIAVRDTYTAKEKDFSALISKLKDAKIDAVYIGGYHNDVGLMVRQAREQGLEAAFISADALNTAEFWSISGPAGEGLRYSDGASAVNLDSAKDVVAAFRADNYEPEGYTLNSYAAIQAWAAAATKAGSTDGAKVAEALRSGPIPTAIGDLTWDAKGDLTKVNYAWYVYHDGKAVQEPLN
- the thiL gene encoding thiamine-phosphate kinase; translated protein: MLGEFDLIARYFKPLAARMAGAVGLEDDTCTWRPGAGEELVLTADALVAGIHFLPDDPADLIARKMLRVNLSDLAAKGAKPVGYLMTTAFSPDIDEAWVAQFCQGLAADQDEFGIGLMGGDTVATPGPLSLSLTAIGTVPVGRAPRRNGAKPGDIVLVSGSIGDGALGLKVLRHDFLGLEESHRRFLSNRYHLPQPRVDLGRALMESGKVHAMMDVSDGLVADLTHITDASKVAATLRASAVPVSEAAAAILADDMGWLPLILTGGDDYELLLTASAADVPDLLGIAAELDMPLTAIGEIAAGKGVTVVDRDGAALELAQKGFRHF
- the ribD gene encoding bifunctional diaminohydroxyphosphoribosylaminopyrimidine deaminase/5-amino-6-(5-phosphoribosylamino)uracil reductase RibD; the encoded protein is MARTTKADTDLDRAHMSAALGLGRRNLGRTWPNPSVGCVIVKDGRVVGRGYTQPGGRPHAETQALVQAGSEARGATAYVTLEPCAHHGKTPPCAEALVAAGIQRCVIATGDPDPRVAGGGIAILKAAGIEITEGVLEAEARESNAGFFTRIKLGRPLVTLKLATTLDGRIATLSGESKWITGPGARAAGHQLRATHDAIMVGSGTVLADDPELTCRLPGLEDRSPIRIVLDTRLRIPPTAKLLADQDRFPTWVVTKPGHPARPEMSNLLHVEGSDSARLRSVLMELGARGLTRVLVEGGATLATNLLKEDLVDRIAWFQAPFVIGNDGMAGIGELGRGELDRISRFKLLSEQRVGPDSVALYSRPDCGIG
- the nusB gene encoding transcription antitermination factor NusB; this encodes MSDDKQPSAKERSQQLALERRAARLAAVQALYQWEQTGARPEAVIAEFGTHRLGKAAENAEMPKADRKLFAELVRGVSAGVEELDDMLSAVLTEDWSVERLESILRAVMRCGAFELAHRQDVPPKVVISEYLAVADAFFGEKETGMTNGVLDKLAQTLRPGELTAKGTGRGKTAS
- the nrdR gene encoding transcriptional regulator NrdR — protein: MRCPFCGNEDTQVKDSRPTDDNAAIRRRRQCGNCGARFTTFERVQLRELVVVKSNGQREPFERDKLMRSMQTSLRKRPVDAERLERVVNGIVRRLESSGETEVPTSMIGEAVMDALASLDKVAYVRFASVYRNFREAKDFETFIGKLGGEND
- a CDS encoding NAD(P)-dependent alcohol dehydrogenase; translated protein: MAKMKAAIFVEPGRIVLDEKPIPDVGPLDALIRITTTTICGTDVHILKGEYPVRKGLTVGHEPVGIIEKLGSAVQGYQEGQRVIAGAITPSGHSNASLCGCHSQDGAGTAHGWKPIGGWKFGNTIDGAQAEYVLVPDAMANLAPVPDGLSDEQVLMCPDIMSTGFSGAESGKVRIGDVVAVFAQGPIGLCATAGAKLSGATTIIAVDSIAKRLEIARHMGADHVVNFRETDPVEAIMQITNGRGVDVAIEALGTQATFQACLSVLRPGGTLSSLGVYSSDLTIPLGAFAAGLGDHKIITTLCPGGKERMRRLMEVIKSERLDLKPLVTHRFKLDDIEAAYDLFAHQRDGVLKVAIAP
- a CDS encoding riboflavin synthase codes for the protein MFTGIVADLGTLRALKAGAVTRLEIATSFDTDDIALGASVACNGCCLSVVEKGKGWFAFEAAQETLAVTTLKDWKVGDRINLERPTKVGDELGGHIVAGHVDGIGTIAQAVNDKGSLFLTVEVPENLAKYIASKGSVTINGVSLTVNEVRGRQFGVCLIPITQEATNLGKAKAGDRINLEIDLIARYVARLLGQDGN
- a CDS encoding branched-chain amino acid ABC transporter substrate-binding protein; this encodes MTVGRLFVASLMSSLLLAACAGPSGPTQAEIEAAAAKVNANAVAARAAAADDNRVVIGVAGPMTGDLQQYGLEMRRGAELAVADLNAAGGILGRKVVLEVADDHCGKQDAEDAAKELVQKGVVFVDGHFCSGSSIEGSDIYGPAEVLQITPSVTNGLVTDIAFQRHITTLLRVVGRDEMQGDFAADWLAKAHAGGPIVVLSDNSAYGQGIARHVRNRLEALGVRSMVGEFVQGQTSYANLIAKLKDLKPSAIYVAAYHDDIGRLTWSLRVAKIDVEIIGPDVLSNPEFWSFSQMRGSGVRFTNPAPAAERPEAADLVARFRADGRGEPTNETLNAYAAVQVFAAAAEATKGVDAKAIGAYLRQNSVKTVLGELSWDDKGDLTHADYIWYVWQDGLALRQ